The genomic stretch CCGGAATACACCGGCAGAGCCCTACCTCACGGCGATGAAGGAGGCGGGAGCGGAAGTCCGGGTTCACGACCCGTATGTGGATACGTATCGGGGGGTTGAGGTCTCGCACGATCTCGATGAGACCCTTGCGGGAGCGGACGTCGTCACCATCTTCACCGGCCACCATCATTATGCCTCCCTCGATCCGGCGCGGGTGAAGGAGTTGTCGGGAGAGGAGCACCCGGTGATCGTCGACGGCAGGAACGTCGTCGATCCTGATGCGTTCATCCGGGCGGGGTTCATCTACAAGGGCATCGGCCGCGGCGATAAGAACAGCCATCCGATCCGGTAGTTACCATGAAGGTCGTATCGATCGTCGGCGCCCGGCCGCAGTTCATCAAGTGCGCTCCCGTTTCCCGGGAACTCAGGAAGGAGAACGAGGAGATCCTCGTCCACACCGGGCAGCACTATGACCACGGCATGTCGGAGGTCTTCTTCGAGGAACTCGCGATACCGAAGCCCGACTACAACCTCGGTATCGGCTCCGGGACCCATGGCCGCCAGACCGGGGCGATGCTCGGTGCGATCGAGGCCGTTCTCGAAAGGGAGAAGCCCGATGTCGTTCTGGTCTACGGCGACACGAACTCGACCTTTGCTGGCGCGCTTGCGGCGGTAAAACTCCATATTCCGGTCGCACACGTTGAGGCGGGGCTCCGGAGCTTCGACCGGCGTATGCCCGAGGAGGTGAACCGGGTGCTTACGGACCACGCATCTGACCTCCTCTTCTGCCCGACGGAGACGGCTGTTAGGAACCTTGCGGCCGAGGGGATCACGGAGGGTGTCTTCCTCGTCGGGGATGTGATGATGGATGCGATGAACCACAACCGCGCAGTTGCGGAGGAGCGCTCCCGGATCCTCGATGAGGTCGGGGTCAGTCCGGGAGAGTACCTCGTCGTCACCGTCCACCGGCCGTCGAACACCGATAGCCCGGAGAACATGGCTGCTGTCCTTGGCGCCCTCGGGGAGGCCGGAATGTCGGCCGTCTTCCCGGTTCACCCCCGGACACGGAAGTGCCTCAGTAAATACGGCCTTCTCGCAACGATGCCGGAGAACGTCCGGGTCTTCGAGCCGCTCGGCTACCTCGATATGCTCCGCCTGATGGCGCATGCGAAGAAGATCCTCACCGACTCCGGCGGCATCCAGAAAGAGGCGTATATGCTCGGCGTGCCCTGCATCACCCTCCGGGAGAACACCGAGTGGGTCGAGACGGTCGAGGCCGGGTGGAACGTGCTCGTGGGGGCGGAGAGGGAGAGGATTGTCTCGATGATCCGCGAGTTTGCTCCGGCAGGAGACCAGTTCCCGCTCTTTGGGAATGGGCAGGCTGCCGCCGGGATTGCAAAGATTATTCGTTCCAGAGGTACCACCAACCGCCCCGGTGTGTAGGGAGGTGTGGGCATCTGGTAGGCGGTGGTAAACCAGTTTTCTCGGTGGTCATCCCCCTCTATAACAAGGCCCCATATATCGAGCGAGCGGTTCGA from Methanoculleus chikugoensis encodes the following:
- the wecB gene encoding non-hydrolyzing UDP-N-acetylglucosamine 2-epimerase, whose protein sequence is MKVVSIVGARPQFIKCAPVSRELRKENEEILVHTGQHYDHGMSEVFFEELAIPKPDYNLGIGSGTHGRQTGAMLGAIEAVLEREKPDVVLVYGDTNSTFAGALAAVKLHIPVAHVEAGLRSFDRRMPEEVNRVLTDHASDLLFCPTETAVRNLAAEGITEGVFLVGDVMMDAMNHNRAVAEERSRILDEVGVSPGEYLVVTVHRPSNTDSPENMAAVLGALGEAGMSAVFPVHPRTRKCLSKYGLLATMPENVRVFEPLGYLDMLRLMAHAKKILTDSGGIQKEAYMLGVPCITLRENTEWVETVEAGWNVLVGAERERIVSMIREFAPAGDQFPLFGNGQAAAGIAKIIRSRGTTNRPGV